AAATTGCTCAGTAGAAATGCAGAAGGAGCTACATTTGAAACATGTTTTCTCagaatccagtttttaaaaatatagaaacaacatCTCAAAACCTTCACTTAGAATAGTCAGGGATAGGAGGAGGGTGTGGGCTGGTGGGATTGGGGAGAGGATCTAGTTTTGAGATTTAGAAGCAATTGTTCTGAATAAAATGTAACCAACAAAATCCTTCAGGTTCTGAAaattctctctactttttccACCATGATTTTCACCTCCTTTAACTTTAGCCTCTACAACAAAGATGCCTCAGACTCTCATGTTTAAATTCAagctcatttaaaattattaagtttTGCCAGTCACAAGCAAAAGCAtgaccaagaaaaagaaacactagtCATTGTTTTTGCGGGAAACAGTGAATCAAGCTGACTTTTATTAAGATTCTACTTCATCAGCTTTTTCCAACCAGGGCCCGGCAGAATGGCTCCCGCGAAGAAGGGTGGCGAGAAGAAGAAGGGCCGTTCTGCCATCAACGAAGTAGTGACCAGAGAATACACCATCAACATTCACAAGCGCATCCATGGAGTGGGTTTTAAGAAGCGTGCCCCTCGGGCACTCAAAGAGATCCGgaaatttgccatgaaggagatgggaactccagatgtgcgcattgacaccaggctcaacaaagctgtctgggccaaaggaataaggaatgttccATACCGTATCCGCGTACGGTTGTCCAGAAAACGTAACGAGGATGAAGATTCACCAAACAAGC
The sequence above is a segment of the Zalophus californianus isolate mZalCal1 chromosome 2, mZalCal1.pri.v2, whole genome shotgun sequence genome. Coding sequences within it:
- the LOC118356717 gene encoding 60S ribosomal protein L31, producing MAPAKKGGEKKKGRSAINEVVTREYTINIHKRIHGVGFKKRAPRALKEIRKFAMKEMGTPDVRIDTRLNKAVWAKGIRNVPYRIRVRLSRKRNEDEDSPNKLYTLVTYVPVTTFKNLQTVNVDEN